The Nocardia sp. BMG111209 genome includes a window with the following:
- a CDS encoding YbhB/YbcL family Raf kinase inhibitor-like protein yields MHPVEILLLPLGWALRKRRSDESASIADLPEFATANRIVLTSPNFRDGEVIPAKHCGLFIGDEISPALTWDELPAGTADLILVIEDLDVPTAAPGIHTIAEFAPRSGGLPEGALTPEDSGFRFLPNRRGQAKYVGPRPIPGHGTHRYRFHLYAVDIDVDLTKIADVGQLRSAVDGHVLASGTLTGTRKS; encoded by the coding sequence ATGCACCCCGTAGAAATTCTTCTTCTTCCGCTCGGCTGGGCGTTGCGCAAGCGGCGTTCGGACGAATCCGCGAGCATCGCCGATCTTCCGGAGTTCGCGACCGCGAACCGTATCGTGCTCACCTCGCCCAATTTTCGTGACGGAGAGGTCATTCCGGCGAAGCACTGCGGGTTGTTCATCGGTGACGAGATCTCGCCTGCCCTCACGTGGGACGAACTCCCGGCCGGCACAGCGGATCTGATCCTGGTGATCGAGGACCTCGATGTCCCGACCGCCGCGCCGGGTATCCACACCATCGCGGAATTCGCGCCGAGGTCCGGTGGTCTCCCGGAAGGTGCGCTGACACCGGAGGATTCGGGTTTCCGGTTTCTTCCCAACCGCCGCGGTCAGGCAAAGTATGTCGGGCCCAGACCGATTCCCGGCCACGGGACCCATCGTTACCGCTTCCACCTCTACGCCGTGGACATCGATGTCGATCTCACGAAGATCGCCGACGTCGGACAGTTGCGATCGGCGGTCGACGGACATGTGCTGGCATCCGGGACACTCACCGGCACGAGGAAGTCCTGA
- a CDS encoding MarR family winged helix-turn-helix transcriptional regulator, which produces MSSVSASAAAAATNLRVLLSRLRTRLREVDTAEDLTPSQTSVLIRLFRDGPATTTELAGAERVRSQSMTATLAGLDRLGYLVRSPDPADGRRQVITLTSSGRTRAAHRRRARQEWLAETMQDRYTEAERHTINEALALLERITDEPK; this is translated from the coding sequence ATGTCCTCGGTCAGTGCCTCTGCGGCGGCAGCGGCCACGAATTTGCGGGTTCTGCTGAGCCGGTTGCGTACTCGGCTTCGGGAGGTCGATACGGCCGAGGATCTGACGCCGTCGCAGACCTCGGTGCTGATTCGGCTCTTCAGGGACGGTCCGGCGACGACGACCGAGCTCGCCGGTGCGGAACGGGTGCGGTCGCAGTCGATGACGGCCACGCTTGCTGGGCTCGATCGGCTCGGGTATCTCGTCCGATCACCCGATCCGGCGGACGGCCGGCGGCAGGTGATCACCTTGACCTCGTCGGGCCGTACCCGGGCCGCGCACCGCCGCCGGGCGCGGCAGGAGTGGCTGGCCGAGACCATGCAGGACCGCTACACCGAGGCCGAACGGCACACCATCAACGAAGCGCTCGCGCTGCTCGAACGGATCACCGATGAGCCGAAGTGA
- a CDS encoding MFS transporter, giving the protein MTVTKGFSVDISPVSIRAGRREWLGLAVLALPILLISVDFSVLNLALPRLTADLSPSATQQLWILDIYGFMTAGFLVTMGTLGDRIGRRRLLLAGAVAFGAGSVLAACSTGSTMLILARALMGIAGATLAPSGLALIRVMFADPAQRAAAVGVFTGCFTVGAITGPIVGGVMLAHFRWGSVFLPAVPVMLLLSVAGPLLLPEDRDSDAGRLDVPSVALSLVTVLPVIYGITELALDRGQPRAWAGIGVGLVAGLVFARRQRRLAAPLLEPGLFADRVFRGAFTMSAVVGAVQGGTILMINLQLQLVLGCSTLRAGLWMIPSAAAMLVTIGLGPALARIVRPAYIIAAGLAVAAAGYVIVTVVPADAGPPLLITGFALAMAGIGPGTALGYDLVLGAVPPERAGSAAGTAETGGQFGVAAGVAILGSVGAAVYRGHVRIPAGVPPEQAGPAHAAISGAVTATRRLPEALGSQVLSSAHAAFTTGLHVVTALGASALAALAVLAFMEFRHIPPHGTRTDDHAAQQSPR; this is encoded by the coding sequence ATGACCGTGACGAAGGGATTTTCCGTGGACATCTCCCCGGTATCGATACGAGCGGGGCGGCGGGAATGGCTCGGCCTGGCCGTGCTCGCGCTGCCCATCCTGCTCATCTCCGTGGACTTCAGCGTGTTGAACCTGGCCCTGCCCCGGCTGACCGCCGACCTGTCACCCAGCGCCACGCAGCAGCTGTGGATTCTGGACATCTACGGCTTCATGACGGCCGGGTTTCTGGTGACGATGGGAACCCTCGGTGACCGGATCGGCCGGCGCAGGCTCCTGCTAGCGGGCGCGGTGGCGTTCGGGGCGGGCTCGGTGCTCGCGGCCTGCTCGACCGGGTCCACCATGCTGATCCTCGCGCGAGCCCTGATGGGTATCGCCGGCGCGACCCTGGCACCGTCGGGGCTGGCGCTGATCCGAGTCATGTTCGCGGATCCGGCGCAGCGGGCCGCGGCGGTGGGGGTCTTCACCGGCTGCTTCACGGTCGGCGCGATCACCGGTCCGATCGTCGGCGGTGTGATGCTCGCCCATTTCCGGTGGGGCTCGGTATTCCTGCCGGCCGTGCCGGTGATGCTGCTGCTGTCGGTCGCCGGACCGCTGCTGCTCCCCGAGGACCGCGATTCCGATGCGGGCCGCCTCGACGTGCCGAGTGTCGCACTGTCACTGGTCACCGTGCTGCCGGTGATCTACGGGATCACCGAGCTGGCCCTCGATCGCGGGCAACCGCGGGCCTGGGCCGGGATCGGTGTGGGCCTGGTGGCGGGACTCGTCTTCGCCCGGCGCCAGCGCCGCCTGGCCGCTCCGCTGCTGGAGCCGGGCCTGTTCGCCGACCGCGTGTTCCGCGGCGCGTTCACCATGTCCGCGGTGGTCGGTGCCGTACAGGGCGGGACCATCCTGATGATCAATCTCCAGCTGCAACTGGTGCTCGGCTGTTCGACGCTGCGCGCGGGCCTGTGGATGATTCCGTCCGCCGCCGCGATGCTCGTCACGATCGGCCTCGGCCCGGCGCTCGCCCGCATCGTCCGCCCGGCCTACATCATCGCCGCGGGCCTGGCCGTCGCCGCGGCCGGCTATGTGATCGTCACCGTGGTCCCCGCGGACGCCGGACCACCGCTACTGATCACCGGTTTCGCGCTGGCGATGGCGGGGATCGGGCCCGGTACCGCACTCGGATACGACCTGGTGCTCGGCGCGGTCCCGCCCGAACGGGCCGGATCCGCGGCGGGAACCGCGGAGACCGGCGGCCAGTTCGGTGTCGCGGCCGGTGTCGCGATCCTCGGGAGCGTCGGTGCGGCCGTCTATCGCGGCCACGTGCGCATACCCGCCGGCGTGCCACCGGAGCAGGCCGGCCCCGCGCACGCCGCGATCTCAGGTGCGGTCACCGCCACCCGCCGACTGCCCGAGGCGCTGGGCTCGCAAGTCCTGTCGTCGGCCCACGCGGCCTTCACCACGGGCCTGCACGTCGTCACCGCTCTCGGGGCATCGGCCCTCGCGGCACTGGCTGTGCTCGCCTTCATGGAATTCCGGCACATCCCACCCCACGGCACCCGCACCGACGATCACGCCGCGCAACAGTCTCCCCGATGA
- a CDS encoding YciI family protein, whose translation MRYLLMISAQETPAEEDTAEPDLTAFHAWLGDLIERGVLRAHEGLRPSRTATTVRVRGDDVLLTDGPYIEAKDQIGGFALIDVQDLDEAIEIAATHPACAFGQVEIRPIREP comes from the coding sequence ATGCGGTATCTGCTGATGATCAGCGCGCAGGAGACCCCCGCCGAGGAGGACACGGCCGAACCGGACCTGACGGCCTTCCACGCCTGGCTCGGCGACCTCATCGAACGGGGTGTGCTGCGTGCGCACGAGGGGCTGCGGCCGAGCCGGACCGCGACGACCGTGCGCGTGCGCGGCGACGACGTACTGCTGACCGACGGCCCCTACATCGAGGCCAAGGATCAGATCGGCGGCTTCGCCCTGATCGATGTCCAGGATCTGGACGAGGCCATCGAGATCGCCGCCACCCATCCGGCCTGCGCATTCGGGCAGGTCGAGATCCGGCCGATCCGCGAGCCGTGA
- a CDS encoding RNA polymerase sigma factor: MSDIDVAVTTAFRREWARLVATLIGVTGDWDLAQECAQEAFALAWQTWPRDGVPDRPGAWLLTTARHRAVDRLRRDRVGDGKLRQLVTTEGHDDAEPDFDALDSGVEDQRLRLLFTCCHPALAFDVQVPLALRTLAGLTTAEIARAYGVSEATMAKRLVRAKQKIREAGIPYRVPPRHLLPERTRAVLAVIYLLFNEGYLATSGTELYRPEPAEEALRLAALLVELMPDDPEARGLHALVLLQHARSATRVSADGALVPLEEQDRTRWDRSRIAAGLAELRHAARRERIGPYQLQAMIVACHVTTDTAADTDWAHIVELYDALLTRVPSPTVALNRAVAVAMRSGPRAGLELLDELERDGGLATGHLLPAARADLLRRLGRTTEAARAYRAALERTGNEAERAYLHRRLRELGTSDHECACPLMSDTEAGSTGPSS; this comes from the coding sequence GTGAGCGATATCGACGTCGCCGTCACGACCGCCTTCCGCCGGGAATGGGCGCGGCTGGTGGCGACCCTGATCGGCGTCACGGGTGATTGGGATCTGGCGCAGGAGTGCGCACAGGAGGCATTCGCCCTCGCGTGGCAGACGTGGCCCCGCGACGGTGTCCCCGACCGGCCGGGCGCCTGGTTGCTCACCACCGCGCGACACCGGGCGGTGGATCGGCTGCGCCGCGACCGGGTCGGGGACGGCAAACTGCGGCAACTGGTGACGACCGAGGGCCACGACGACGCGGAGCCGGACTTCGACGCGCTGGACAGCGGTGTCGAGGATCAGCGGCTGCGGTTGCTGTTCACCTGCTGCCACCCGGCGCTCGCGTTCGACGTGCAGGTCCCGCTCGCGCTGCGGACGCTCGCCGGGCTGACGACAGCCGAGATCGCCCGCGCATACGGGGTTTCCGAGGCGACGATGGCCAAACGGCTGGTGCGCGCCAAACAGAAGATCCGTGAGGCGGGCATCCCGTATCGGGTGCCGCCGCGGCATCTGCTGCCGGAACGCACCCGGGCAGTCCTCGCGGTGATCTACCTGCTGTTCAACGAGGGCTACCTCGCGACCTCCGGGACCGAGCTGTACCGTCCGGAGCCGGCCGAGGAGGCGTTGCGACTGGCGGCGCTGCTGGTCGAACTCATGCCCGACGACCCGGAGGCGCGCGGCCTGCACGCCCTCGTGCTGCTCCAACACGCGCGATCGGCGACCCGCGTGTCGGCGGACGGGGCATTGGTGCCGCTCGAGGAGCAGGACCGCACCCGGTGGGACCGCTCCCGCATCGCGGCCGGACTCGCGGAACTGCGGCACGCGGCGCGGCGGGAACGGATCGGCCCCTATCAGCTACAGGCGATGATCGTGGCCTGCCACGTCACCACGGACACCGCCGCCGACACCGACTGGGCGCACATCGTCGAACTGTACGACGCGCTGCTGACCCGCGTCCCCTCGCCCACGGTCGCGCTGAACCGGGCCGTCGCCGTCGCGATGCGATCGGGGCCGCGAGCGGGCCTGGAACTCCTGGACGAACTCGAGCGCGACGGCGGACTCGCCACCGGCCATCTGCTGCCCGCGGCCCGTGCCGATCTGCTGCGGCGACTGGGCCGGACCACCGAGGCCGCACGGGCGTACCGCGCGGCCCTGGAACGCACCGGCAACGAGGCCGAGCGCGCCTACCTGCACCGTCGCCTGCGCGAACTCGGCACCTCCGACCACGAATGCGCATGCCCCCTGATGAGCGACACCGAAGCGGGGTCGACCGGGCCGTCGTCGTAG
- a CDS encoding alpha/beta fold hydrolase → MHALAGLLASQFTVVHYDRRGRGGSGDTGPYAVEREIEDLEALITVAGGSAHVFGLSSGAALSLRAAAAGLNITRLALYEPPFVAIDKSGHQPPADSADVLTRLIAADRRAEAATFYLTRVIGAPAIFPLLMRVTPMWPKMKGVAASLPYDAAIMGDFEVPARQLSTLTVPTLVIGGAKSPANLRQATRAVADTLPDGRALFLEGQNHNVSARTLAPLLHRFFRTTADRA, encoded by the coding sequence ATGCACGCCCTCGCCGGACTGCTGGCATCGCAATTCACCGTCGTCCACTATGACCGCCGCGGCCGCGGTGGCAGCGGCGACACCGGGCCCTACGCCGTGGAACGCGAGATCGAGGATCTCGAGGCGCTGATCACCGTCGCGGGCGGCTCGGCGCACGTGTTCGGCCTGTCCTCCGGAGCGGCGCTGTCGCTGCGCGCGGCGGCAGCGGGCCTGAACATCACCCGGCTGGCGTTGTACGAGCCGCCGTTCGTCGCGATCGACAAGTCCGGACACCAGCCACCCGCCGACAGTGCGGACGTCCTGACCCGGCTGATCGCCGCGGATCGCCGCGCCGAGGCCGCCACCTTCTACCTCACCCGAGTCATCGGCGCTCCCGCGATATTTCCCCTGCTCATGCGGGTCACCCCGATGTGGCCGAAGATGAAGGGGGTGGCCGCCTCACTCCCCTACGATGCCGCGATCATGGGTGACTTCGAGGTCCCGGCGCGGCAACTGAGCACGCTCACGGTGCCCACGCTGGTGATCGGCGGCGCGAAGAGCCCCGCCAACCTCCGGCAGGCCACGCGGGCCGTCGCCGACACCCTGCCCGACGGCCGCGCCCTGTTTCTCGAAGGCCAGAACCACAACGTGTCGGCCCGCACCCTCGCGCCGCTGCTCCACCGTTTCTTCCGCACCACCGCCGATCGCGCCTGA
- a CDS encoding threonyl-tRNA synthetase editing domain-containing protein: protein MLILSLQCDTFEYAVKSPTAQAIDLDPGQLDVPNRFENCLFLLVSIDETDGIKQVTRAAKAIVKVVHATGVKQLIINGFAALSGHPADQHRAQEMLRLLGERLAEREPALPVEHMPFGWRKRWIMDVVAGLWAQRSIRT from the coding sequence GTGCTGATCTTGTCGTTGCAGTGCGATACGTTCGAGTACGCCGTGAAATCGCCTACGGCACAGGCGATCGATCTCGATCCCGGGCAGCTCGACGTGCCGAATCGGTTCGAGAATTGCCTCTTCCTCCTGGTATCGATCGACGAGACGGACGGCATCAAGCAGGTGACCCGAGCGGCGAAGGCGATCGTCAAGGTCGTCCACGCCACCGGCGTGAAGCAACTCATCATCAACGGATTCGCCGCGCTCTCCGGGCATCCAGCGGATCAGCACAGAGCCCAGGAGATGCTCCGTCTCCTGGGTGAACGACTGGCCGAACGCGAGCCGGCACTACCGGTCGAGCACATGCCCTTCGGCTGGCGAAAGCGGTGGATCATGGACGTCGTCGCCGGCCTGTGGGCCCAGCGTTCGATCCGCACCTGA
- a CDS encoding STAS domain-containing protein — MTSPLSLGASRRADGTAVLTVTGEIDLSNNQAFTHALATVVAETGNGTRIILDLSGVEFLDSGAINTLFTHAEHIHLIANPILMPVLTVSGLTELLTVEQV, encoded by the coding sequence ATGACCAGCCCCCTGTCCCTCGGCGCGAGCCGCCGCGCCGACGGCACGGCCGTGCTCACCGTCACCGGAGAGATCGACCTGAGCAACAATCAGGCATTCACCCACGCGCTGGCGACCGTGGTCGCCGAGACCGGGAACGGCACCCGGATCATCCTCGACCTGAGCGGCGTGGAATTCCTCGACAGCGGTGCCATCAACACCCTGTTCACCCACGCCGAGCACATCCACCTGATCGCCAACCCGATCCTGATGCCGGTACTCACCGTCAGCGGCCTCACCGAATTGCTGACCGTCGAACAGGTATGA
- a CDS encoding SpoIIE family protein phosphatase, whose amino-acid sequence MRSDEEDFRSSRTPEVGVFGADEEIGRDLAAVNWAGTALGPTSDWPVSLLTAVSVVLSSRFPMWMAWGPDLTFFCNSAYRRDTLGRKYPWALGRPASEVWAEIWTDIGPRIDTVLSTGHATWDEALLLFLERSGYPEETYHTFSYSPLRDDHGAIVGMLCVVSEDTQRVLNERRMACLRDLGSDPSVIRTQRQVLMFAEQQLARNQRDLPFTISYVFDDAGNAVLAGSSGIVAGHPAAPQLLTGDDSADVWPLRGVAAGETVQIDLDHARFAELPRGDWSQPPVRALMVPLRQQGGEPYGFLVAGLNRFRALDESYHGFVSLVAAHLAAGIASARSYQAQQRRAEELAELDRAKTTFFSNISHEFRTPLTLIMGPVVELRGRADVLDEPARESLDMVHRNSLRLNKLVTMLLDFSRIEAGRMQARYAPTDLAVATAELASVFESAIDRAGLTFTVDCPPAAEPVYLDAGMWEKVVFNLLSNALKFTFDGSIGVRVRATDTHAVVTVADTGVGVPAAELPRLFERFHRIANTRARSHEGSGIGLALVRELVELHGGTISATSTEGAGTIFTIVLPFGSAHLPADALVSTRDATDAAVADQYVQEALRWLPADAAGAMATLADRRGAPGTDIGAPASVLIADDNADMRDYLSRLLTGANYEVRAVADGLQALQSVRTQSPDLLVSDVMMPGMDGLTLVATLRADPLTAAIPVLLLSARSGQEAAIEGLQAGADDYLVKPFAAAELLARARAIVRLNRLRSHHARWRAALVDSLQEAFFVCDERGAIVEINSAFTDILGYGPEGLPYAPSRSDGDTPPRAPQQIADMLADAEAGSHNHTFQVAHRDGHRIWITATVNPAEDPDTGRRVMVGTLRDVTAEHYNIQRQAALAALNNQLAQADTAAEALAGAVAELRQIWQARRVLGMIFAGTSGDARSRTSEPAVVAAGASPHWSDLADDVQATVAGLRDGDPLTVTTYHPNSAGIALQHPEGVLVMWVELAERRLFTAEDQTLLTMLAGRLGQGLARTYQLQQQREIALALQHAILGPQQLPEGFAVRYQPASRPLQVGGDWYDVVDLDDGRIGLVVGDCLGHGLDAATVMGQLRSACRALLLEHPSPGAALTGLDRFAARLPGAKCTTVLCAVLDPASGELVYSAAGHPPPILVHADRTTTLLQEARALPLGIRVGQPRPEARVTLPSRATLLLYTDGLVERRRRPLDEGINAAGDLVGDGRASTPEELATLLMARMSPSDGYEDDVALLLFRQPAPLHMELPAEADQLAPARTALRHWLRRCGLDPDQAYNILFATSEAVANAIEHGHRNNPGGLIRVRATALVDQLHVTITDTGTWQTPRPAENPQRGRGITLMRALMHDVAIEPGTTGTTVHLHARIES is encoded by the coding sequence ATGCGTTCTGACGAGGAGGATTTCCGGTCGTCGAGGACGCCGGAGGTCGGTGTGTTCGGTGCCGACGAGGAGATCGGTCGTGATCTCGCGGCGGTGAACTGGGCCGGTACCGCGCTGGGGCCGACTTCCGACTGGCCGGTGAGCCTGCTCACCGCGGTGAGCGTCGTGTTGTCCTCCAGATTCCCCATGTGGATGGCCTGGGGACCGGATCTCACGTTCTTCTGCAACAGCGCCTACCGCCGTGACACCCTGGGCCGCAAATATCCCTGGGCGCTGGGGCGGCCGGCGAGTGAGGTCTGGGCGGAGATCTGGACCGATATCGGCCCGCGCATCGACACCGTGCTGTCCACCGGACATGCGACCTGGGACGAGGCGCTGCTGCTCTTCCTGGAGCGATCCGGCTACCCCGAGGAGACCTACCACACCTTCTCCTACAGTCCGCTGCGCGACGACCACGGCGCGATCGTGGGAATGCTGTGCGTGGTGAGTGAGGACACCCAGCGCGTCCTGAACGAGCGCCGGATGGCCTGCCTGCGGGACCTGGGCTCGGATCCCAGTGTGATCCGCACGCAGCGGCAGGTCCTCATGTTCGCCGAGCAGCAGCTCGCCCGCAATCAGCGTGATCTCCCGTTCACGATTTCCTATGTCTTCGACGATGCGGGCAATGCGGTGCTGGCCGGGTCCAGCGGTATCGTGGCCGGACATCCGGCAGCGCCGCAGCTACTGACCGGCGACGATTCCGCGGACGTGTGGCCGCTGCGCGGGGTTGCCGCGGGGGAGACCGTGCAGATCGATCTCGATCACGCGCGGTTCGCCGAACTGCCGCGCGGGGACTGGTCGCAGCCGCCGGTTCGCGCACTGATGGTGCCGTTGCGGCAACAGGGTGGTGAACCCTACGGGTTCCTGGTGGCGGGCTTGAACAGGTTCCGCGCGCTGGACGAGAGCTATCACGGCTTCGTGTCACTGGTCGCCGCGCATCTCGCCGCCGGTATCGCCAGTGCCCGCAGCTATCAGGCCCAGCAGCGGCGCGCGGAGGAACTGGCCGAACTGGACCGGGCCAAAACGACCTTCTTCTCCAATATCAGCCACGAATTCCGAACTCCGCTGACGCTGATCATGGGACCCGTCGTCGAATTGCGCGGGCGGGCCGACGTATTGGACGAACCGGCCCGCGAATCCCTCGACATGGTCCACCGCAACAGTCTGCGGTTGAACAAATTGGTCACGATGCTGCTGGATTTCTCGCGCATCGAGGCCGGTCGGATGCAGGCCCGCTATGCGCCGACCGATCTCGCGGTGGCCACGGCCGAATTGGCGAGCGTTTTCGAATCGGCCATCGACCGGGCCGGACTCACCTTCACCGTGGACTGTCCCCCCGCGGCCGAGCCGGTCTATCTCGACGCCGGCATGTGGGAGAAGGTCGTCTTCAATCTGCTGTCCAATGCGCTGAAATTCACCTTCGACGGATCCATCGGTGTCCGGGTGCGGGCCACCGACACCCATGCGGTCGTCACGGTGGCCGATACCGGCGTCGGGGTGCCCGCCGCGGAATTGCCGCGCCTGTTCGAGCGATTCCATCGCATCGCCAACACCCGCGCGCGTTCGCACGAGGGCAGCGGGATCGGCCTGGCGTTGGTGCGGGAACTGGTGGAACTGCACGGCGGCACGATCAGCGCCACCAGCACCGAAGGTGCGGGCACCATCTTCACCATCGTCCTGCCGTTCGGGTCGGCTCATCTGCCGGCCGACGCCCTCGTGTCGACGCGCGACGCCACCGATGCCGCGGTGGCCGACCAGTACGTGCAGGAAGCACTGCGCTGGCTGCCGGCCGATGCGGCCGGTGCGATGGCCACCCTCGCCGATCGGCGGGGAGCGCCGGGGACGGACATCGGCGCGCCGGCCAGCGTACTGATCGCCGACGACAACGCCGATATGCGCGATTACCTGTCCCGCCTGCTGACCGGCGCCAACTACGAGGTCCGTGCCGTCGCCGACGGCCTGCAAGCGCTGCAATCCGTCCGCACGCAGTCGCCGGACCTACTGGTCAGCGATGTGATGATGCCCGGCATGGACGGGCTGACCCTGGTGGCGACGTTGCGCGCCGATCCGCTCACCGCCGCGATACCCGTGCTGCTGCTGTCCGCCCGATCCGGGCAGGAGGCCGCCATCGAGGGGTTGCAGGCAGGCGCGGACGACTACCTCGTCAAGCCGTTCGCCGCCGCGGAACTGCTGGCGCGTGCGCGGGCCATCGTGAGACTGAACCGGCTGCGCAGCCATCATGCCCGCTGGCGTGCCGCGCTGGTGGACTCGCTGCAGGAGGCGTTCTTCGTCTGCGACGAACGCGGCGCGATCGTCGAGATCAACAGCGCGTTCACCGACATCCTCGGCTACGGGCCGGAGGGCCTGCCCTACGCGCCGAGCCGCTCCGACGGCGATACCCCGCCGCGGGCGCCACAGCAGATCGCGGACATGCTCGCCGACGCGGAGGCCGGCAGCCACAACCACACCTTCCAGGTCGCGCACCGCGACGGTCATCGGATCTGGATCACCGCCACGGTGAATCCCGCCGAGGACCCCGACACCGGCCGCCGGGTCATGGTCGGCACGCTCCGCGATGTCACCGCCGAGCACTACAACATTCAACGTCAGGCCGCCCTCGCGGCACTCAACAATCAACTCGCCCAAGCGGATACGGCCGCCGAGGCGCTGGCCGGCGCGGTGGCCGAGCTGCGCCAGATCTGGCAGGCCCGGCGGGTGCTGGGCATGATCTTCGCCGGGACGAGCGGCGACGCGCGTTCGCGGACATCGGAACCGGCGGTCGTCGCCGCCGGCGCGTCGCCGCACTGGAGCGATCTGGCGGACGACGTGCAGGCGACCGTCGCCGGCCTGCGTGACGGCGACCCGCTCACCGTCACGACGTACCACCCGAACAGTGCCGGTATCGCGCTGCAACATCCCGAGGGTGTGCTGGTCATGTGGGTCGAACTCGCCGAGCGCCGGCTGTTCACCGCCGAGGATCAGACGCTGCTGACCATGCTCGCGGGGCGGCTCGGCCAAGGACTCGCCCGCACCTACCAGCTACAGCAGCAACGCGAGATCGCGCTCGCCCTGCAACACGCGATCCTGGGCCCGCAGCAACTGCCGGAGGGGTTCGCCGTGCGCTACCAGCCGGCGTCGCGTCCCCTCCAGGTCGGCGGCGACTGGTACGACGTGGTCGATCTCGACGACGGCCGGATCGGCCTGGTCGTCGGCGACTGCCTGGGACACGGTCTCGACGCGGCCACCGTCATGGGTCAACTGCGCAGCGCGTGCCGTGCGCTGCTGCTGGAACATCCGAGCCCCGGCGCCGCGCTGACCGGCCTGGACCGATTCGCCGCGCGGCTGCCGGGTGCGAAGTGCACCACCGTGTTGTGCGCGGTGCTCGATCCGGCCAGTGGTGAACTGGTCTACTCGGCCGCCGGACATCCGCCGCCGATCCTGGTCCACGCCGACCGCACCACCACCCTGCTCCAGGAGGCGCGCGCCCTCCCGCTGGGTATCCGGGTCGGTCAGCCCCGCCCCGAAGCCCGGGTCACCCTGCCGTCCCGGGCCACCCTGCTGCTCTACACCGACGGCTTGGTCGAACGTCGTCGGCGGCCGCTGGACGAGGGCATCAACGCCGCCGGCGACCTCGTCGGCGACGGCCGTGCCAGCACCCCGGAGGAGCTGGCGACCCTGCTGATGGCCCGGATGTCACCGAGCGACGGCTACGAGGACGACGTGGCGTTGTTGCTGTTCCGCCAGCCGGCCCCCTTGCACATGGAACTACCCGCCGAGGCCGATCAACTCGCCCCCGCCCGCACCGCGCTGCGGCACTGGCTGCGCCGCTGCGGCCTCGACCCCGACCAGGCCTACAACATTCTGTTCGCGACCAGCGAGGCCGTCGCCAACGCCATCGAGCACGGCCACCGCAACAACCCCGGCGGACTCATCCGGGTCCGGGCCACGGCCCTGGTCGACCAACTGCACGTCACCATCACCGATACCGGCACCTGGCAGACACCGCGCCCCGCCGAGAACCCACAACGGGGCCGGGGCATCACTCTGATGCGCGCCTTGATGCACGATGTAGCCATCGAGCCCGGTACCACCGGCACCACCGTTCACCTGCACGCGAGGATCGAGTCATGA